The following are from one region of the Cetobacterium somerae genome:
- the bioB gene encoding biotin synthase BioB translates to MKDFILTLKESILNGNSITFDEATKLINLDIDSNKDDILFLSDCANEIRKFFCGNKFNLCTIMNAKSGKCPEDCKYCAQSAHFKTASPIYPLTNKEEALKLALNVEKEGANRFALVTSGRGLLTEKDTLEVSTLYKHMKKNSNIHLCASHGLLTKESAKSLKESGVKTYHHNLETSRDFYDKICTTHTYQDRVDTILIAQEVGLEVCSGGIFGLGESRIDRLNMAFELKNLNIKSIPLNFLTPIAGTPMADYAPLDPMEIIKTIAVYRFINPDSSLRYAGGRLQLGDLEIQGIKGGINSALTGNFLTTTGSTITSDKEMVIKEGFTLDK, encoded by the coding sequence TTGAAAGATTTTATTTTAACTTTAAAAGAAAGTATACTTAACGGAAATAGTATTACTTTTGACGAGGCTACAAAGCTTATAAATTTAGATATAGATAGTAATAAAGACGATATTCTTTTTCTATCAGATTGTGCAAATGAAATTAGAAAGTTCTTTTGCGGAAACAAATTTAATCTATGTACTATAATGAATGCAAAATCAGGAAAGTGCCCAGAGGATTGCAAATATTGTGCTCAATCTGCTCACTTCAAAACAGCCTCTCCTATTTATCCTCTAACTAATAAAGAGGAAGCTTTAAAATTAGCTTTAAATGTTGAAAAAGAGGGAGCTAATCGTTTTGCATTAGTTACTAGTGGTCGAGGATTACTTACAGAAAAAGATACCTTAGAAGTTTCAACTCTTTATAAACACATGAAAAAAAATAGCAATATTCACCTATGTGCTTCACATGGGTTACTTACTAAAGAATCTGCAAAATCTTTAAAAGAATCAGGAGTAAAAACATATCATCATAACTTAGAAACTTCTAGAGACTTTTATGATAAAATCTGTACAACTCACACATATCAAGATAGAGTTGATACAATTTTAATAGCACAAGAAGTAGGATTGGAAGTTTGTAGTGGTGGAATTTTTGGTTTAGGGGAAAGTAGAATTGATAGATTAAATATGGCTTTTGAACTAAAAAATTTAAATATTAAATCTATACCTTTAAATTTTTTAACACCTATTGCTGGAACACCCATGGCCGATTACGCTCCTTTAGATCCTATGGAAATTATTAAAACAATCGCAGTTTATCGTTTCATAAATCCAGATTCTTCTTTAAGATATGCTGGTGGAAGACTTCAACTTGGCGATTTAGAAATTCAAGGAATTAAAGGTGGAATCAATTCAGCTTTAACTGGAAATTTTCTTACAACAACAGGAAGCACTATAACCTCTGATAAAGAGATGGTTATTAAGGAGGGATTTACCCTTGATAAATAA
- a CDS encoding mechanosensitive ion channel family protein, whose protein sequence is MEQTLSTFINEFTAALAKSAPIFIKKLIFLAILWVTYRPVQGFIMKAFNKFLSLKKLDELLIHFLQSFLNILIIIFYALNVIQILGIEMTSILALLGSIGIGIGLALKGSLSDLAGGMQILASRYFTKGDYIISCSVEGTVQRITFLYTVLHTVDNKFVVVPNGKLSGEVIVNAGANAERRVDCVFSVSYDTSIDQVKELLTDIAKNHPLILQDKDIFVRLSKHNSSSLDFTMRVWAKKEDYWTIFFDLQELVKKRFDQEGIEIPYNKLDVYQK, encoded by the coding sequence ATGGAACAAACATTATCAACTTTTATTAACGAATTTACTGCTGCTCTTGCAAAATCAGCACCTATTTTCATTAAAAAACTAATCTTTTTAGCTATCCTTTGGGTAACTTACAGACCTGTTCAAGGGTTTATCATGAAAGCTTTTAATAAGTTTTTATCACTTAAAAAACTTGATGAGCTTTTAATACACTTTTTACAGTCATTTTTAAATATTTTAATAATTATCTTTTATGCTTTAAATGTTATTCAAATACTTGGTATTGAAATGACATCTATATTAGCACTTCTTGGATCTATCGGTATCGGTATTGGACTTGCCCTAAAAGGAAGTTTATCTGACCTTGCTGGTGGTATGCAAATTCTTGCTTCTAGATATTTTACTAAAGGTGATTATATAATTTCTTGTAGTGTTGAGGGAACTGTTCAAAGAATCACTTTCCTTTATACTGTTTTACACACTGTAGACAACAAATTTGTTGTTGTTCCTAATGGTAAACTTTCTGGAGAAGTTATTGTAAATGCTGGAGCTAATGCTGAAAGAAGAGTAGACTGTGTTTTCTCTGTTTCATATGACACATCTATTGACCAAGTTAAAGAACTTTTAACTGATATAGCTAAAAATCATCCTTTAATTCTTCAAGATAAAGATATTTTTGTTAGACTTAGCAAGCATAACTCAAGTTCTTTAGATTTTACTATGAGAGTTTGGGCTAAAAAAGAAGATTATTGGACTATTTTCTTTGATTTACAAGAACTTGTTAAAAAGAGATTTGACCAAGAAGGAATTGAAATTCCATATAATAAACTTGATGTTTATCAAAAATAA
- the corA gene encoding magnesium/cobalt transporter CorA → MNKKVGLQPGTLLYTGDRQSSVEIPITHYTYNHESFKKNSFIFRDNLFIELHPSHVNWLNIGGIHNTELIKKVGEAFNIDSLILEDLLNNSQRPKLEIREDYIFITLKMISHSNKKHKYEYEQISFILFSNLLITFQENPFDVFDSIRCRIEKRNGRLRTKKEGYLTYSLIDRIVDNYFVIIEDLEERIDDLEDKVTTEPNKDDFNEILELKKELLKFRRALAPLKEVSSKFKDSDIQEYLGEDIDIYLRDLQDHIIIANESNDALFNRGNELLQLYHSTISTGMNEIMKVLTMISSIFIPLSFLAGLYGMNFQYMPELTWKYGYFFILTLMISILLGTAYFFKKKKWW, encoded by the coding sequence TTGAATAAAAAAGTTGGATTACAACCTGGAACTCTTCTTTATACTGGAGATCGTCAATCATCAGTTGAGATTCCTATCACTCATTACACTTATAACCATGAATCTTTTAAAAAAAATAGTTTTATTTTTAGAGATAATCTTTTTATTGAGTTACACCCTTCGCATGTTAATTGGTTAAATATTGGAGGAATACATAATACCGAGCTTATCAAAAAAGTTGGAGAAGCTTTTAACATCGATTCATTAATTTTGGAGGATTTATTAAACAATTCTCAAAGACCTAAATTAGAAATTAGAGAAGATTATATTTTTATCACACTAAAAATGATTTCTCACTCTAATAAAAAACATAAATATGAATACGAACAAATATCTTTTATTTTATTCTCTAATCTTTTAATAACATTTCAAGAAAATCCTTTTGATGTTTTTGATAGTATTAGATGCCGAATCGAGAAAAGAAACGGACGTCTTAGAACTAAAAAAGAAGGATATCTTACTTACTCTTTAATTGATAGAATCGTAGATAATTACTTCGTTATTATCGAAGATTTAGAAGAAAGAATTGATGATCTAGAAGATAAAGTTACTACTGAACCAAACAAAGATGATTTTAATGAAATTTTAGAACTAAAAAAAGAACTCTTAAAATTCAGAAGAGCACTCGCACCTTTAAAAGAGGTCTCTTCAAAATTTAAAGATTCAGATATTCAAGAGTATCTAGGTGAAGATATCGATATTTATTTACGTGATTTACAAGATCATATAATAATCGCTAACGAATCTAATGACGCTCTTTTTAATAGAGGAAATGAACTTTTACAACTTTATCACTCTACCATCAGTACAGGTATGAATGAAATTATGAAAGTTTTAACCATGATTTCTAGTATTTTTATTCCTTTGAGTTTTTTAGCTGGACTTTACGGTATGAACTTCCAATATATGCCTGAGCTTACTTGGAAATATGGATACTTTTTTATTTTAACTTTAATGATCTCAATTCTTTTAGGAACTGCATATTTCTTCAAAAAGAAAAAATGGTGGTAA
- a CDS encoding YegS/Rv2252/BmrU family lipid kinase, with amino-acid sequence MIKQKKVKLIYNPVSGGGKILKELDKIFEIYQEHGFIIDIFRVSKNCKKEEILENIESYHHFLISGGDGTINSFVNILKKNNKDIPIAILPTGTANDFANVIKMPRNIEKACKKILSTDIKEIDLGRINDQYFINIASLGVFSTISQTTDRNMIKTMGKLAYVLNGIKEMTKIKKMKIILESDEYSAITDIVSLLVFNGKSAGNFELAYNAKLDDGFFDVLLLKPDFITDVPEISAALATKTHLEKKIHSIKYFKTKFMKIVGVENYSTDIDGETGPVLPIEIECIHKGLKVLGIS; translated from the coding sequence ATGATAAAACAAAAAAAAGTAAAACTAATATATAATCCTGTTTCAGGTGGTGGTAAAATTTTAAAAGAGCTAGATAAAATTTTTGAAATTTATCAAGAACATGGGTTTATAATTGATATATTTAGAGTTTCTAAAAATTGTAAAAAAGAAGAAATATTAGAAAATATTGAAAGTTATCACCATTTTCTAATATCAGGTGGAGATGGAACAATAAATAGTTTTGTTAATATTTTGAAAAAAAATAATAAAGATATTCCAATAGCAATACTACCAACAGGAACTGCAAATGATTTTGCTAATGTAATAAAAATGCCTAGAAATATTGAAAAAGCTTGTAAAAAAATTTTATCTACAGATATTAAAGAGATAGACTTAGGAAGAATAAATGATCAATATTTTATAAATATAGCTAGTCTTGGAGTTTTTTCTACAATTTCACAGACAACGGATAGAAATATGATAAAAACTATGGGGAAATTAGCCTATGTATTAAATGGAATAAAAGAAATGACGAAAATAAAAAAAATGAAAATTATATTAGAAAGTGATGAGTATAGTGCTATAACTGATATTGTTTCTCTTTTAGTTTTTAATGGGAAAAGTGCTGGAAATTTTGAATTGGCTTATAATGCAAAATTAGATGATGGATTTTTTGATGTTTTATTATTGAAGCCAGATTTTATAACAGATGTTCCAGAAATTAGTGCAGCTTTGGCAACAAAAACTCATCTAGAAAAGAAAATTCATTCTATAAAATATTTTAAAACTAAATTTATGAAAATTGTAGGAGTTGAAAATTACTCAACAGATATAGATGGTGAAACAGGACCTGTATTGCCTATTGAGATTGAATGTATTCATAAAGGATTAAAAGTTTTGGGTATTAGTTAA
- a CDS encoding UDP-N-acetylmuramoyl-tripeptide--D-alanyl-D-alanine ligase produces MKTFTEVLLNYFQKLKINLPKNIDIKNIQMDSKKVENGSLFIAINNGYNYIDEALKRGAELIICDKKSMVESEKIIEVLDSIKFLQEISTLYREKLNVKIIAVTGSEGKTTTKDLIHGVLSSKYRTQKTLGNYNNQIGLPFTLLQLKDEDEIAVLEMGMSNLGEIDLLSKIAKPNYAVITNIGDSHLEFLKNRDNVFKAKTEVLKYVDKKNVLVYGDDFYLQKLEVIKIGFEKNNNYIIKNSSEIYEGINFLLNEENYFVPLNGLYNVVNASFAIALGKIFKMSYNEILNALKNIKITSMRFEKIIKNDILFINDAYNASPVSMKMALKAFSSIPLEKRKIVVLGDALELGDKEIEYHVDVLNEALKYKFDKVFVYGERMKKALEKLNNPKIIHFTKKEDIRDELNKISNIAVLLKGSRGMKLEEIIM; encoded by the coding sequence TTGAAAACATTTACTGAAGTTCTATTGAATTATTTTCAAAAGTTAAAAATAAATTTACCTAAAAATATAGATATTAAAAACATTCAAATGGATAGCAAAAAAGTAGAGAATGGATCATTATTTATTGCTATAAATAATGGATATAACTATATAGATGAAGCTCTTAAGAGAGGAGCTGAATTAATTATTTGTGATAAAAAATCTATGGTTGAAAGTGAAAAAATTATTGAAGTTTTAGATAGTATAAAGTTTTTACAGGAGATATCAACATTATACAGGGAAAAACTAAATGTTAAAATTATTGCGGTTACAGGCAGTGAGGGAAAAACAACAACTAAAGATTTGATACATGGAGTTTTATCATCGAAATATAGAACCCAAAAGACTCTAGGAAATTATAATAATCAAATTGGACTTCCATTTACATTATTACAATTGAAAGATGAAGATGAAATTGCTGTTTTAGAGATGGGAATGAGTAATTTGGGAGAGATTGATTTATTGTCTAAGATTGCAAAACCAAATTATGCAGTAATAACTAATATTGGTGATTCCCATTTAGAATTTTTAAAGAATAGAGATAATGTATTTAAAGCAAAAACAGAGGTTTTAAAATATGTTGATAAAAAAAATGTTTTGGTTTATGGAGATGATTTCTATTTACAAAAGTTGGAAGTTATAAAGATTGGGTTTGAAAAGAATAATAATTATATTATAAAAAACTCTAGTGAAATTTATGAAGGTATTAATTTTCTTTTGAATGAGGAAAATTATTTTGTACCATTAAATGGATTATATAATGTAGTGAATGCTTCATTTGCTATCGCATTAGGAAAAATTTTTAAAATGTCTTACAATGAAATACTAAATGCACTAAAAAATATAAAAATAACATCTATGAGATTTGAAAAAATAATAAAAAATGATATTCTTTTTATAAATGATGCATACAATGCAAGTCCAGTATCTATGAAGATGGCTTTAAAAGCATTTTCTTCTATACCATTGGAGAAAAGAAAGATAGTTGTTTTAGGTGATGCTCTTGAACTTGGTGATAAGGAGATAGAATATCATGTAGATGTCTTAAATGAAGCTTTGAAATATAAGTTTGATAAAGTATTTGTTTATGGGGAAAGAATGAAAAAAGCTTTAGAAAAATTGAATAATCCTAAAATTATCCATTTTACAAAAAAAGAAGATATAAGGGATGAACTTAATAAAATTTCAAATATAGCTGTTTTATTAAAAGGTTCAAGAGGAATGAAGTTAGAAGAAATAATTATGTAG
- the mraY gene encoding phospho-N-acetylmuramoyl-pentapeptide-transferase, whose protein sequence is MLYLLAGYFPVLEGLKSIYLRSFLAFILAFLVVLVTGKPFIKYLKVKKFGESIREEGPVSHFSKKGTPTMGGILIIFGTLLTALLVGDLFNKFLILMFVITLLFSGIGFIDDYKKFTVNKKGLSGKKKLMGQCFIAIITWFFIKEFGLTGNKILDLSIVNPIISNSNFYLGSFLMLIFIALVLMGTSNAVNITDGLDGLAIMPVIIGATILGIIAYFTGHIELSNHLNLHYIAGIGELSVFLSALVGAGLGFLWYNFYPAQIFMGDTGSLTLGGILGVVAILLKQELLLPIIGGIFVLEAVSVILQVGSFKMRGKRVFRMAPIHHHFELAGLPETKVTMRFWIVALFLGMIALGIVRLRGIL, encoded by the coding sequence ATGCTATACTTATTGGCAGGGTATTTTCCAGTTTTAGAGGGGCTTAAATCAATATATTTAAGAAGTTTTTTAGCATTTATATTGGCATTTTTGGTTGTTTTAGTTACTGGTAAACCGTTTATAAAATATTTAAAAGTAAAAAAATTTGGAGAATCTATAAGAGAAGAAGGACCGGTTAGTCATTTCTCAAAAAAGGGAACACCTACAATGGGTGGAATACTAATAATTTTTGGTACTTTACTGACAGCATTATTAGTGGGAGATCTTTTTAATAAATTCTTAATTTTAATGTTTGTAATAACTTTGCTCTTTAGTGGTATTGGATTTATAGATGATTATAAAAAATTTACTGTTAATAAAAAAGGTTTATCAGGTAAGAAGAAGTTAATGGGACAATGCTTTATAGCAATAATTACTTGGTTTTTTATAAAAGAGTTTGGTTTAACAGGAAATAAAATATTAGATTTATCAATTGTAAATCCAATAATATCAAATAGTAATTTTTATTTAGGAAGTTTTTTGATGTTGATATTCATAGCTTTAGTGCTAATGGGAACGTCTAACGCTGTTAATATAACGGATGGACTAGATGGATTAGCAATAATGCCTGTAATAATAGGTGCAACAATTTTAGGGATAATAGCATATTTCACAGGTCATATTGAGTTAAGTAATCACCTTAATTTACATTATATAGCAGGTATAGGTGAATTGTCAGTATTTCTATCAGCTTTAGTGGGAGCAGGCTTAGGATTCTTATGGTATAACTTTTATCCAGCACAAATCTTTATGGGAGATACAGGCTCATTAACATTAGGTGGAATTCTAGGAGTTGTAGCAATTTTACTTAAACAAGAGTTACTGTTACCTATAATAGGAGGAATATTTGTTTTAGAAGCTGTATCAGTTATACTTCAAGTGGGCTCTTTTAAAATGAGAGGAAAAAGAGTGTTTAGAATGGCACCAATACATCATCATTTTGAATTAGCAGGATTACCAGAAACAAAAGTAACAATGAGATTTTGGATTGTTGCACTGTTTTTAGGGATGATAGCTTTGGGTATAGTTAGATTAAGAGGAATACTATAA
- the murD gene encoding UDP-N-acetylmuramoyl-L-alanine--D-glutamate ligase → MKKAIVFGAGVSGKGSEKTLKRMGYEVFLVDDKIGISSKEGIELLENNDIKIFVKSPGVPYTDLVKKALELEIEIIDDIELGYRYKKNNKISGKIIAITGTNGKTTITTKVQELLEKASYKAKVCGNIGYSFSETVLENPELDYYVLETSSYQLENIKEFKADISLIVNLAPDHLSRYKNLDHYYNTKFNIGKNQKESEYFIVNTSCAESLKRVDKISGKKIYVGMDKTYKKESVWVENGSIFYNGEFILEEKLASLKGKHNLENMLFIVCVGKLLEIPTELIREFLYSTKTLEHRMENFFSYGAVEFINDSKGTNIDSTKFAIEAFELPILICGGYDKELDLTPLEEIIKDKVKEVYLIGDISDKLEIGLEKIGFLKERMFNLKTLDKVLEKLKSKVDKNHKEVVLFSPATSSFDQFKNFEERGRVFKDLVKSYFN, encoded by the coding sequence ATGAAAAAAGCAATTGTTTTTGGGGCTGGAGTAAGTGGTAAAGGTTCTGAGAAAACTTTAAAGAGAATGGGATATGAAGTTTTTTTGGTAGATGATAAAATAGGTATATCATCAAAAGAAGGTATAGAACTATTAGAAAATAATGATATAAAAATATTTGTAAAAAGTCCAGGAGTTCCATATACAGATTTAGTAAAAAAAGCTTTAGAATTAGAAATAGAAATAATAGATGATATTGAACTAGGATATAGATATAAAAAAAATAATAAAATTTCTGGAAAAATAATAGCAATAACAGGAACAAATGGAAAAACAACAATTACAACAAAAGTTCAAGAGTTGTTAGAAAAAGCTAGTTATAAAGCGAAAGTTTGTGGAAATATTGGATACTCTTTTAGTGAAACGGTTCTAGAAAATCCAGAGCTTGATTACTATGTATTAGAAACAAGTTCATATCAACTTGAAAATATAAAAGAGTTTAAAGCTGATATTTCTTTGATTGTTAATTTAGCCCCAGATCACCTATCAAGATATAAAAATTTAGATCATTATTATAACACAAAGTTTAATATAGGAAAAAATCAAAAGGAAAGTGAATATTTTATAGTAAATACTTCATGTGCCGAAAGTTTAAAAAGAGTAGATAAAATCTCTGGAAAAAAAATATATGTAGGTATGGATAAAACATATAAAAAAGAGAGTGTATGGGTTGAAAATGGATCTATTTTTTACAATGGAGAATTTATTTTAGAGGAAAAGCTAGCATCTTTAAAAGGAAAACATAATTTAGAAAACATGTTGTTTATTGTTTGTGTAGGGAAATTACTTGAAATTCCAACAGAATTAATAAGAGAGTTTTTATATTCAACTAAAACATTAGAACATAGAATGGAGAATTTTTTCTCGTATGGTGCAGTTGAATTTATAAATGACTCTAAAGGTACTAACATAGACTCTACTAAATTTGCTATTGAAGCTTTTGAACTACCAATTTTAATTTGTGGAGGGTACGATAAAGAATTAGATTTAACTCCATTAGAAGAGATAATTAAAGATAAAGTTAAAGAAGTTTATTTGATAGGTGATATTTCAGATAAATTAGAAATAGGATTAGAAAAAATTGGTTTTCTAAAAGAGAGAATGTTTAATTTAAAAACTTTAGATAAAGTGTTAGAAAAATTAAAATCTAAGGTTGATAAAAATCATAAAGAAGTTGTCTTATTTTCTCCAGCGACATCGAGTTTTGACCAGTTTAAAAATTTTGAAGAAAGAGGAAGAGTTTTCAAAGACTTAGTAAAAAGTTACTTTAATTAG
- the murG gene encoding undecaprenyldiphospho-muramoylpentapeptide beta-N-acetylglucosaminyltransferase, with translation MKKIIITTGGTGGHIYPALAVGKKLLNRGMEVLFVGSSTRMEKDLVPEEGFKFLGIDIYPFQNLKKIPSNIKAFLQAFKIVKKEQPDIIIGFGNYISIPVLLAGAILGKKIYLQEQNADLGMANKLFYKIAKKCFLAFDTTYEEISVKDQHKFLVTGNPLREDIYAMDKEAERERLKIGKDEKVLLITGGSLGAKSLNEAVIKSLKDIYKDKSIRIYWATGDKNFGEINEKLEDQQIKVSDIIKPYFNNMINVMAAADLVVCRAGALTVSEIMQLEKPSILIPYNSIKVGQYQNAKILAENEAALIYSDSKADEAIEKALELIKNDDELNKMSRKAKNLKKSNAAEKIVECLDIWRS, from the coding sequence ATGAAAAAAATAATTATAACAACAGGAGGCACAGGAGGACATATCTATCCTGCATTAGCAGTTGGAAAAAAACTATTAAATAGAGGTATGGAAGTTTTATTTGTAGGAAGTTCAACTAGAATGGAAAAAGATTTGGTACCAGAGGAAGGTTTTAAATTTCTAGGAATAGATATATATCCATTTCAAAATTTAAAAAAGATTCCTTCAAATATAAAGGCATTTTTACAAGCTTTTAAAATTGTAAAAAAAGAACAGCCTGATATAATAATAGGATTTGGAAATTACATATCAATACCTGTTTTATTAGCAGGTGCAATTTTGGGAAAGAAAATATATTTACAAGAACAAAATGCAGATTTAGGAATGGCAAATAAGCTATTTTATAAAATTGCTAAGAAGTGTTTTTTAGCTTTTGACACAACTTATGAAGAGATATCAGTAAAAGATCAACATAAATTTTTAGTTACAGGAAATCCTTTGAGAGAGGATATTTATGCAATGGATAAAGAGGCTGAAAGAGAAAGACTAAAGATTGGAAAAGATGAAAAAGTACTTTTAATAACTGGTGGAAGTCTTGGAGCAAAATCTTTAAATGAAGCAGTGATAAAAAGTTTAAAAGATATATATAAAGATAAAAGTATTAGAATTTACTGGGCTACTGGAGATAAAAATTTTGGTGAAATAAATGAAAAGTTAGAAGACCAGCAAATAAAAGTTAGTGACATAATAAAGCCATACTTTAATAATATGATAAATGTAATGGCAGCCGCAGATTTGGTTGTTTGTAGAGCAGGGGCACTGACAGTTTCAGAAATAATGCAACTTGAGAAACCCTCAATTTTAATACCGTATAACTCAATAAAAGTTGGTCAGTATCAAAATGCAAAAATATTAGCAGAGAATGAAGCTGCACTTATATATAGTGATAGCAAGGCTGATGAAGCCATAGAAAAAGCTTTAGAGCTCATAAAAAATGATGATGAATTAAATAAAATGAGTAGAAAAGCTAAAAATTTAAAGAAAAGTAATGCAGCTGAAAAAATAGTTGAGTGCTTGGATATATGGAGGAGTTAG
- the murC gene encoding UDP-N-acetylmuramate--L-alanine ligase: MDKIYFIGINGIGMSGLAKIMKLKGYDVCGADLSRNYVTEELESLGVKVFGEHNAENILGADLIVASSAIKQDNPEISKAKELGIKIIKRGELLALLMNKEKGIAVAGTHGKTTTSSMLGSLLLDIDPTIVVGGILPEIGSNARCGKTEVFIAEADESDNSFLHLTPEISIITNIEADHLENHGSLENIKKSFKQFMDQTKEEILVCDDCLETLELIKGRKNIKTYSIKKNNSDIIATDIKIINSKTVFTVIIDGEKFGEFELSIPGNHNIQNALPVIYLAKKYGIGKKVIAEKLLSFKGAKRRYDILHSDKIRIIDDYAHHPTEIKATIQGAKTIEKNKTIAIFQPHRYSRVNFLLNDFKGSFEGVDEVILMPVYSAGEKNEFGVTLEKLKEKIGHKHCRIIEKNEEIEKIVAGEKESATFLFMGAGNISNLAHTIADSIGRTGNEII; this comes from the coding sequence ATGGATAAAATATATTTTATTGGAATAAATGGAATTGGAATGAGTGGATTAGCGAAAATTATGAAGTTAAAAGGATATGACGTATGTGGAGCTGATCTTTCAAGAAATTATGTAACAGAGGAGTTAGAAAGCTTAGGAGTTAAAGTTTTTGGAGAGCATAATGCAGAAAATATTTTAGGAGCAGATTTAATTGTAGCTTCAAGTGCTATAAAACAAGATAATCCAGAGATAAGTAAAGCAAAAGAATTAGGAATAAAAATAATAAAAAGGGGAGAATTATTAGCTCTTTTAATGAATAAAGAAAAAGGGATTGCCGTAGCAGGAACTCATGGGAAAACAACGACAAGTTCGATGTTAGGATCATTACTTTTAGATATTGATCCAACAATAGTTGTTGGTGGAATTTTACCAGAGATAGGTTCTAATGCTAGATGTGGAAAAACAGAGGTTTTTATTGCAGAAGCTGATGAAAGTGACAACTCATTTTTACATCTAACACCAGAAATTTCAATAATAACAAATATTGAAGCAGATCACCTTGAGAATCATGGTTCTCTTGAGAATATAAAGAAATCTTTTAAACAGTTTATGGATCAGACAAAAGAAGAAATATTAGTTTGTGATGATTGTCTAGAGACATTAGAGTTAATAAAAGGAAGAAAAAATATAAAAACTTATAGTATTAAGAAAAATAATTCTGATATAATTGCAACGGATATAAAGATAATAAATTCTAAAACTGTATTTACAGTAATTATTGATGGTGAAAAATTTGGAGAGTTTGAATTATCTATTCCAGGAAATCATAATATTCAAAATGCATTACCAGTTATATACTTAGCAAAGAAATACGGTATTGGAAAAAAAGTAATAGCAGAAAAGCTGTTAAGTTTTAAAGGTGCAAAAAGAAGATATGATATTTTACATAGCGATAAAATAAGAATAATAGATGATTATGCGCATCATCCAACAGAGATAAAAGCAACTATTCAAGGTGCAAAAACAATTGAAAAAAATAAAACGATAGCAATTTTTCAACCTCATAGATATAGTCGTGTGAATTTTCTTTTAAATGACTTTAAAGGTAGTTTTGAAGGAGTCGACGAAGTTATACTAATGCCTGTATATAGTGCAGGAGAAAAAAATGAATTTGGTGTAACATTGGAAAAATTAAAAGAAAAAATAGGTCATAAGCACTGTAGAATAATTGAAAAAAATGAAGAAATTGAAAAAATTGTAGCAGGAGAAAAAGAGTCAGCAACATTCTTATTTATGGGAGCGGGAAACATATCTAATTTAGCTCACACTATTGCAGACAGTATAGGGAGAACAGGAAATGAAATTATATAA